CGCCCGCGACGGCGCGTCACCACCAGGCCTGCGTCCTCCAGGATGCGGAGGTGCTTGGCGATCCCGAACCGGCTCATGCTGAACCGTGCCTCAAGCGCACTCAGGGTCTGGCCGTCCTCGCGGAACAGCTCGTCGAGCAGGTCCCTGCGGGTGGGGTCGGAGAGTGCTTTGAACACGTCGTCCATGCCCTCAATGATAGGTGACCATATGGTCACCTATCAAGGGTTTTCCGGCGCGGGATCAGTTCCGGGAGGCCAGGTTCCGGTCCCGTTCCTCGAACACCTCGTCGCCGGGACCGGTGAAGGCCCGCGACCGTTCGACGGCCTCGATGGATCCGGTGAACAGCTGCGATTCGTGCGGGTCCGCCGGGGCATGCGCACCCGCCGCCCCCGACGCACCCAGCCCGCGCAGGGGTGCCTTGCGCCGGGTGGCCGTGCCGCCGTCGTCCGCTGCCTGCTCCCAGCGCTGGTGCGGCAGCGCCTGCGGATGGTTCTGCTGGAGGAACGTGACCATGGTTTCGCGGACCAGGCAGCGCAGGTCGAAGAGCGCGGCACTGTCTGCGGCGCTGACCAGGATGCGGACACGGACAAAACCTCCGGTGGCATCGGTGATCTGCAGGACGCCCACGCGTTCATCCCACAGTTCGGTGCCGGCCAGGACCCGGCGCAGTTCGGTGCGCATGTCCTCCACGGGGGCGCGCCAGTCGAGGTCGAACTCCACGGTGCCCATGACCTCGGACTGGCGGCGGGTCCAGTTCTCGAACGGGGTGGTGGTGAAGTAGGTGGAGGGCAGGATCAGCCTGCGGTCGTCCCAGAGATGGACCACCACGTAGGTGAGGGTGATCTCCTCGATCCGGCCCCACTCCTTCTGGACCACCACCACATCGTCCACGCGGATGGCGTCGGTGAACGCGAGCTGCATACCGGCGAAGACATTCACCAGGGACGTCTGCGCGGCGAGGCCAGCCACGATCGAGATCACGCCCGCGGACGCCAGCAGCCCGGCCCCCAGCGCCTGGATCGCGGGGAACGTGAGCATGGCAGTGCCGACGGCGAGCACCACCACCAGCGCCACGGCGATCCGCCGGGCCAGGATCATCTGGGTGCGCAGCCGCCGGGCACGCCGGTTGTCCGCCACGTCCACGCTGTGCCGGTTCAACACCACGGCCTCCACGATCAGCAGGACCGCGATGGCAAGCCACGCGAACGCGCCGATCATCGCGATCAGCAGGAGATGGTCGACGCCGGCGTGCCAGCTTTCGCCTGCAGCCGTCAGCCCCAGCGCAGCGCGGACGCCCACCAGGCACAGTGCAAGCCGCAACGGCTGGCGGGCCACCCGGGAAGTGGCGTGCAGTTCAGGACGCTTCCGGTTGAGCTTGAGGACGATCTTGCGGAGCAGCCAGGACAGGGTGAGTCCGGCCACCACCGCCAGGGCCATGGCGATGAAGGGCAGGGCGGGATTCAGGAAGTCTGGCATCCTTTAACCTCTATCAAGCCTTTGCCGGGCCCCGAAATCGGGTACCCCCGGCGCGTGTCCGTTGTAAGGCTGCGGCGGCCGCTGTGGACCGTGCCCCGGGAGAAGCTACGGCCCGAACGGCAGCAGGAGCAGGGCCACCAGGGCAGGGACCGTCGCCGCGAGGGTCCCCGGCACGCTGTCCCACTTCCGGGGATAGTGCCCCTGGAGGTCTGCGAGCAGCATGGTGGGTGCAGTGAGGACCATGTTGGCGCAGCAGTAGACCACCAGCGTGTAGCCCACCACCAGGTGGCCGGAGTTGGCCGCGACCACGCCGGCGATCACCCCCAGCGCCACCAGCAGGTTCCGGTACCCGGTGGGGATGGCCCACATCATCACGGCGGGCACGTTCTCCGGGGGCGTGCTCAGGAATTTCTGCGCCCACCTGTTGCGGCGGAGGAGGAAGCTCTCCACCGGAAAGACGAAGATATAGATGGCCGCGGCCATGACCGCGAAGATCTGCGACACGGTGTTCATGCTCGAAGGGTAGGCCCGGCCTCACCGGCACTCCATCCCCTTTCAAGGGGATTTCCAGCCTGCTCCGGCTGGAAAAACCGGCCCCCAGGGGCCGTGGACGCGGGTAGCCTTGGGCGCATGCAGAAGATATCGATCGACGCGCTGGCCCGGCAGCAGCTCGAGGCGGCGGTCACCTCCACCAACGGCCGCGCTGCGGACACGGTGTACGGCGGCCACGAAAAAGTCCTCCGGCAGACCGTCATGGCCATGAAGGCCGGAACCCAGTTGAGTGAACACCAGAACCCCGGCGACGCCACGGTCTTCGTGATCCAGGGCTGCGTCAGCCTCAAGGCCGGTGGCGAGTCATGGCAGGGCAAAGCCGGCGATCTGCTGATCGTCCCGCCCGGCCTGCACAGCCTGCACGCCGAGGAGGACTCCGCGTTCCTGTTCACCGTGGCCAAATACCGGGACTGAACACCGCCGGCTACGAAGCACTCGACGGGCGGCAGGACGACGGCAACTGCCGGACTTCCCCCAGCGGAAGTCCGGCAGCCGCCGTCGGGCTGTAGCGCAGGAGGGGCCAGCGCAGGGCCCTGATCCGCGGAACTATGCCTGCGGGGCGTAGGCCTTGGGCAGCTTCAGGCCGCGCTCATCCATGAGGGTGCGCAGGCGGGTGGGGTAGTCGGTGATGATGCCGTCCACGCCCTGGTCCATCAGCCGTTCCATGTCTGCGGGCTTGTTGACGGTCCAGGGGATGACGGCGAGGCCCAGCTGGTGTGCCTCGGCGATCATCTGCGGGGTGACAGAGCTGAATGTGGGGGAGATGACGTCGTACCCCTGGGCGGCGGCAGCCTTGGCGAGGGAGCCGTCGTAGTTGTCGATGTCGATGCCGCCCAGCTCAGGCGCGGCACCCGGCTTGCCCACCTGCATCCACGCGTCCCCGCTGGAAAGCGCAACGAGCGTGAGCTCCGGCGCCAGTTTCCTGGTGAGGTTCAGCGAGGACCAGTCGAAGGACTGGATGGTGGTGCGTTCCGCGGCGCCGGACGCCTGCACTTCTGCCACCACGGCTTTGGTCAGCGCCACCATGCCTTCGCCGCCGGCCTTGCCGTCCTCCACCTTGGTCTCCACATTGAAGCGGACCTTTTTGGCGTTGTACTGCTCCGCCAGCTGGTAGACGTCCTTGAGCTCGGCGATGCGGTTCCCCTCGATCACGTCCTGCTCCGGGAAGCCGGGCAGCTGCATGAAGCCGCAGTTGAGGGTCTTGACCTGGGCCAGGGACAGCTCCGCCACCCTGCGGCCGACGTACGGGAACTCAGGGTCACCGGCGGTGGCCGGGGCCGGTGTCGATGCACTTGTTGGCCTGGATGGTGTCGTCATGCCAGACGATGATCTTCCCGTCCTCGGTGAGGTGGGTGTCCAGTTCCAGGGTGCTGACGCCGAGCTTCAGGGAGTTGCCGAACGCCGCCAGCGACTCCTCGGTCCACTCGCCGCGGCCGCCGCGGTGCGCCTGGAGGTCGAAGGAGCCGTTGCGCTCGTTCGTTGTGATGGCTGAGGTGGCGGTACCGGCAGCGTTCGACGACGGCGTGCCGGCGTCAGCGGTTCCGGCGGCAAAGGCGGCGCCGGGGGAGGCGACGGCGGCGGCGAGCAGGGCGGCGGTTGCCGCAGCGGTCAGGACTGTGCGCATGGGAATGGTTCCTCCTGGTGACGGGTTTCGGCAGTGCCGGTTGACCCGCCTACGCTAGGCCAGCCAGGTTGCGGCCGGGGTTCACACAGTTGGAGGGGAGATTAACGCCAGGTTCTGCCCTGCCCCCCGCATCGATTG
This region of Arthrobacter sp. DNA4 genomic DNA includes:
- a CDS encoding mechanosensitive ion channel family protein, giving the protein MPDFLNPALPFIAMALAVVAGLTLSWLLRKIVLKLNRKRPELHATSRVARQPLRLALCLVGVRAALGLTAAGESWHAGVDHLLLIAMIGAFAWLAIAVLLIVEAVVLNRHSVDVADNRRARRLRTQMILARRIAVALVVVLAVGTAMLTFPAIQALGAGLLASAGVISIVAGLAAQTSLVNVFAGMQLAFTDAIRVDDVVVVQKEWGRIEEITLTYVVVHLWDDRRLILPSTYFTTTPFENWTRRQSEVMGTVEFDLDWRAPVEDMRTELRRVLAGTELWDERVGVLQITDATGGFVRVRILVSAADSAALFDLRCLVRETMVTFLQQNHPQALPHQRWEQAADDGGTATRRKAPLRGLGASGAAGAHAPADPHESQLFTGSIEAVERSRAFTGPGDEVFEERDRNLASRN
- a CDS encoding DUF1304 family protein, giving the protein MNTVSQIFAVMAAAIYIFVFPVESFLLRRNRWAQKFLSTPPENVPAVMMWAIPTGYRNLLVALGVIAGVVAANSGHLVVGYTLVVYCCANMVLTAPTMLLADLQGHYPRKWDSVPGTLAATVPALVALLLLPFGP
- a CDS encoding cupin domain-containing protein; protein product: MQKISIDALARQQLEAAVTSTNGRAADTVYGGHEKVLRQTVMAMKAGTQLSEHQNPGDATVFVIQGCVSLKAGGESWQGKAGDLLIVPPGLHSLHAEEDSAFLFTVAKYRD
- a CDS encoding glycerophosphodiester phosphodiesterase family protein; this encodes MTTPSRPTSASTPAPATAGDPEFPYVGRRVAELSLAQVKTLNCGFMQLPGFPEQDVIEGNRIAELKDVYQLAEQYNAKKVRFNVETKVEDGKAGGEGMVALTKAVVAEVQASGAAERTTIQSFDWSSLNLTRKLAPELTLVALSSGDAWMQVGKPGAAPELGGIDIDNYDGSLAKAAAAQGYDVISPTFSSVTPQMIAEAHQLGLAVIPWTVNKPADMERLMDQGVDGIITDYPTRLRTLMDERGLKLPKAYAPQA
- a CDS encoding glycerophosphodiester phosphodiesterase family protein encodes the protein MRTVLTAAATAALLAAAVASPGAAFAAGTADAGTPSSNAAGTATSAITTNERNGSFDLQAHRGGRGEWTEESLAAFGNSLKLGVSTLELDTHLTEDGKIIVWHDDTIQANKCIDTGPGHRR